In a single window of the Xylanibacillus composti genome:
- a CDS encoding ABC transporter ATP-binding protein has protein sequence MAGLRLEHIYKRYPGVEEPSVKDFNLDIQDKEFLVLVGPSGCGKSTTLRMIAGLEEITEGNLYIGDRLVNDVAPKDRDIAMVFQSYALYPHMNVYQNMAFGLKLRKFKKDEIEKRVREAAKILDIEHLLDRKPKALSGGQRQRVALGRAIVREPQVFLMDEPLSNLDAKLRVQMRAEISKLAKRLETTVVYVTHDQTEAMTMGDRIVIMSDGIVQQAASPEEVYNRPVNVFVAGFIGSPAMNFMNGKLVDANGELRFQTKNVDVVIPEGKAKTLREMGYAGKDVIFGIRPEDIHQEPVFLEASPNSIVNAHIEVAENLGHEMYLYLAGLGESSIIARIDGRAGVKEGANIKLAFDMNKAHVFDKETERNLFFG, from the coding sequence ATGGCAGGTTTGCGCCTAGAGCACATTTACAAACGTTACCCGGGAGTAGAAGAACCGTCCGTTAAAGACTTTAACCTAGATATTCAAGACAAGGAATTTCTCGTATTGGTCGGTCCTTCCGGCTGCGGTAAATCGACGACACTTCGGATGATTGCTGGTCTGGAGGAAATTACAGAAGGCAATCTGTACATCGGCGACCGTCTTGTGAATGATGTGGCGCCGAAAGACCGCGACATCGCGATGGTTTTCCAATCGTATGCCCTTTATCCGCACATGAACGTATACCAAAACATGGCTTTTGGTTTGAAGCTGCGCAAGTTCAAGAAAGACGAAATCGAAAAGCGTGTCCGTGAAGCAGCGAAAATTCTCGATATCGAGCATTTGCTGGATCGTAAGCCGAAGGCCCTGTCCGGCGGTCAGCGTCAGCGTGTTGCCCTCGGTCGTGCGATTGTCCGCGAACCGCAAGTGTTCCTGATGGACGAACCGCTCTCCAACTTGGATGCGAAGCTGCGCGTACAGATGCGCGCGGAAATCAGCAAGCTGGCGAAGCGTCTGGAAACTACAGTTGTATACGTAACGCATGACCAGACAGAGGCCATGACGATGGGTGACCGGATTGTCATCATGAGCGATGGTATTGTTCAGCAGGCAGCTTCTCCGGAAGAAGTATACAACCGTCCGGTGAACGTGTTCGTAGCTGGATTCATCGGTTCTCCGGCCATGAACTTCATGAACGGCAAGCTGGTAGACGCTAACGGCGAGCTCCGCTTCCAAACGAAGAATGTAGACGTAGTCATTCCAGAAGGCAAGGCGAAGACACTTCGCGAGATGGGCTATGCCGGCAAGGACGTCATCTTTGGCATTCGTCCGGAGGACATCCACCAGGAGCCTGTATTCCTGGAAGCATCGCCGAACAGCATTGTCAACGCGCACATTGAAGTTGCCGAGAACCTGGGTCATGAAATGTACCTGTACTTGGCAGGTCTTGGCGAATCCTCCATCATTGCACGGATCGATGGTCGTGCCGGCGTGAAGGAAGGCGCAAACATCAAGCTTGCTTTCGATATGAACAAAGCACATGTATTTGATAAAGAAACAGAAAGAAACTTGTTCTTCGGTTAA